The DNA region ATCTCAGAGCTTGGAGGGCAACAATTATATCAAAAATCAGTCAATTCACGTCTCACGTATTGATACTAGGGATCGACCAGTAGCCCTAAACCTTGCTCTATTATCGACTTGTGCGGTCTATTATAACAGTAGCTGAGGTAGTTGTCGTGGGTAGTAATTATATGGGTGCGTGGAAGGAGGGTCCCAACTGTTGGAGGTGGAAATCATCTACAAAGGAGATAGCGCCCATCCCGCTTCGTCGTAATGGATCGTACGACGACATGGTTCAAAGCGTAATTGAGAGCGGAGAATTAGAATGCGAGTCAAAGAACATTGTGATTAGCTATTTAATGAATGGGCGGGGTAAAATACATCCCACGTTCATAAATAATGATCGGCATGTGTCGTTATACATGTTGGATGTCGCTGTCGATGGCTCTAGGTCATTACTGAGGATAAATGTCATTCCGGGGTCTCCGATAGTCCCGCTGCCACAGCCGACAATCGACGAACATGATTCATTTGAAGATGAGAGTTTGGATGCTCATCCAATAGATTCGAAAGATGATTCAATGGAATTATAAGATTCAATTTTCTCTGAAGAAGGGAGAGAAGAGTGCGAATTGGGAGCACAAACCAACCACACCTTCTCCGACAGAACTAATTTTCAGGTAAATCAAACATTTAGCAGTAAAAAAGAGCTGAAATTATTACTGGACGTCGCACCTGGGagaaattcttttgattatgctATGTTGAAGAGCTGCAGTAAATTCCTCAAGGTGAAATGTGTTTGTCCTAGCTGCGGGTGGATGTTGCGGGCGAAGAAGTATGAATGTACGGACAGATTTGTCATCTATAAATATGTCGGCGATCACAATTACGACATCGAATACACCAACCGCTGCCATAGGAAAATCTCATCTAAAGTCATTGCATCGCTGTGTGTGAACATGTATCACTAAGAAAAGGGTCCAGACAGTAGCGAGATTCGGAGGATGAGCGAGCATGagtttggttttgaaaaatggagcAGGGCATATTTTCCCGGCAATAGGTTTGACGTGATGACCACAAATATTGCAGAGTCAGTGAACGCTATATTGATTGCCAAAAGAGAGTACCCCGTGGCATTTATATTCAATTCGATTGTCAAGAGGTTTGGTGAAATATTTAGGGAGAGGCGAGCCTACGTCCTCAAATGTAAGGATAACAAATTTTTTTCCACCGTCGAAAAGATCTTAAATGATAACATGAGCGAGGGCAACTCCTTCTATGTGGATAACATAAGCGGAGACGAAAGACAATACATTGTGTTTGGAAGTGGCTCTACGGCCAAAGTCGACCTACTGGAAAGGTCTTGTTCGTGCAGAAAGTTTGACCTGGTCAAAATACCATGCGATCACGCGATGGCCGCTTTGCGATTGAAGCAGGGTGATAATTATGGTTTGAGAGTCTATGATTACTCTTCGCCCCTGTATAAAGTGGAAGAGTACCTCCTTGCGTATTCAGAATCAATTAATGTTGTCCCTTTGGAGTCCAAATGGTGTGTGCCACAAGAATTGCTAGACGTGAACATTATTTCACCACTCGTGGTCACCAAGCCCGAAAGGAAGACAAAAAATACGTTAAGGGCATGAGCGAGACTTTCAAGTCAAAGAGGAGGAACAAGTGTTCATTGTACAAGAGACCCGGGCATAAGAGAACCACTTGTAACAACAATAAATCGTAGTTAGTCTTGTatgaatttgtgtttttgtaaATCATGGCAGTGTATGTATTTTGACTACCCTTCAGTTGTCTGATTAATGCCAGATTTATCGACTTAACTCTTTGTCTATTATCGACCTTTTTATAGTATTGCATATATTATGTGTCCGgtctatttcttttattctttattgaatacatgatatataaTCGATCTCAT from Capsicum annuum cultivar UCD-10X-F1 unplaced genomic scaffold, UCD10Xv1.1 ctg69055, whole genome shotgun sequence includes:
- the LOC124894068 gene encoding uncharacterized protein LOC124894068, with protein sequence MSEHEFGFEKWSRAYFPGNRFDVMTTNIAESVNAILIAKREYPVAFIFNSIVKRFGEIFRERRAYVLKCKDNKFFSTVEKILNDNMSEGNSFYVDNISGDERQYIVFGSGSTAKVDLLERSCSCRKFDLVKIPCDHAMAALRLKQGDNYGLRVYDYSSPLYKVEEYLLAYSESINVVPLESKWCVPQELLDVNIISPLVVTKPERKTKNTLRA